GCGCAACCAGCGTGGGCGGCATGCCCAGCTCTTGGTGGGTCTGCCCGATGAACGCCGCCGCCGGGATGCCGGTTGCCGCCTCAATGCTGGGGTTGGCGTAAACGTGGCGCAACTGGCGGTCCAAGCGGACAATAACGTCGGGCGAGCGCTCGACCAACTCCCGGAAATCGTCCTGCCCGCTACTGGCCTTGCGGCAGGTGTACAGGATGTGGCCTGGATGGGTATCGACCCGCCGGGCGTCGAGCAGCAGCGTGCGTTGCCGGCCGGCGCGATCGGCGATCGGCCACGCTAGGCGGCTAATGTTGCCCGCCGCGTCGGCCCATGGGGCCGGATCCCCGCCCAACAGAGCCTCAACGCTATCCAAGGCATAGGCTTCATCGGGCGTGCAGCCCAGGCAAGTCTCAATGGCTTGGGAGACAAACTTTAAGGTGCCGGCCGAGTCGGCTAGCAGGACGGCATCGGCAACGCCATCCAGCAGCGCGCGAGTGACTTCGTCCGGGACTGGCGCAGGGCAGGCGCGTTCCGGGGACTCAGATGGCATGGGCAACTCCGATTGCGTCACTTGAGCCAGCCGGAACAGTCGAGACGCGCCAGGGCCAGCTTGCTGGGGCGCGCGTTCGCCCCTGGCGGCCTAACCACTCACGTTCGCCCCTGGCGGCCTAACCACTCACGTTCGCCCCTGGCGGCCTAACCACTCATTTTATAGAGGCTAGATTAAGGAGCCATCAGTACGGCGACAGATCCCAGCGCCGCTAGCGATCGCCAGGGGCTTGCAGCACGTGGCGGCATTCGCAGGCCATCGCCTCCAACCCCGTGCGGTTCAAGATGGCGATCCGGCCGCGCTGGTAGCGAATCAGGCCCTGCTGTTTGAGCCAGCGGGCCACCACCGTCACGCTCGAGCGGCGAGCGCCCAAGATATGGGCGAGCTGCTCTTGCGTTAGCATCAGCTCCCTCGATTGGGCGCTGTCTTGGATGCCGAGCAGCCAGCGCGCCAAGCGCCGCTCGATCGCGTGCTTGGCATTGCAAGCCGCGGTTTGTGCCAGCCGCTCGAGCTGCGCCTGCATGTAGTGAATGAGCTGCTGCTGCAGCGCGCTGTCGGTTGCAAATTGCGCCCGCAAAAGCTCGGCATCCAGCTTGAGAGCTTCGGTGCCAACGGGCGCGATCGCCTGTATGTTGCGGTAAGACCCCACCCAGGCAGCGGGAACGCCCAACACCCCCTCGCGCCCGATCGCGCCTGCCT
The genomic region above belongs to Cyanobacteria bacterium QS_8_64_29 and contains:
- a CDS encoding Crp/Fnr family transcriptional regulator; protein product: MFAASPFATNALLAALPATSYQKLAPHLERVSFLPGETLLHPGDPLNAVYFPQSGLVVRIVRLDDGSAVEAGAIGREGVLGVPAAWVGSYRNIQAIAPVGTEALKLDAELLRAQFATDSALQQQLIHYMQAQLERLAQTAACNAKHAIERRLARWLLGIQDSAQSRELMLTQEQLAHILGARRSSVTVVARWLKQQGLIRYQRGRIAILNRTGLEAMACECRHVLQAPGDR